A single Lactuca sativa cultivar Salinas chromosome 8, Lsat_Salinas_v11, whole genome shotgun sequence DNA region contains:
- the LOC111904051 gene encoding structural maintenance of chromosomes protein 2-1 produces the protein MHIKEVCLEGFKSYATRTVVPGFDPFFNAITGLNGSGKSNILDSICFVLGITNLQQVRASNLQELVYKQGQAGITKATVSVVFDNSDRSRSPLGYEDCPEITVTRQIVVGGRNKYLINGHLAQPSRVQNLFHSVQLNVNNPHFLIMQGRITKVLNMKPPEILSMLEEAAGTRMYETKKDAALKTLEKKQGKVDEINKLLDQEILPALEKLRKERMQYMQWSNGNAELDRLKRFCIAYEYVEAEKIRDNAVHGVEEVKAKITEIDSNTETMQTEIQEMEANVTKLTAEKDATMGGEVKALSDKVDAISCDLVKETSVLKNQEDNLNTEKKNAVKIEKNLEELKQSVEDRANAVKSAEDGAADLKKRVEELKKSLEEHEKEYQGVVAGKSSGNEEKCLEDQLGDAKVAVGKAETELKQLKTKISHGEKELKENTTKLLSKRDEAVSVEKELKIRQKDVENVEKALKSLSYEEGQMEGLQKDRMVESEAVHKIKEEIRMISSRLGNIEFSYRDPVKNFDRSRVKGVVAKLIKVKDSSTMTALEVCAGGKLFNIVVDTENTGKQLLQNGDLRRRVTIIPLNKIQSHPVPSRVQTAATKLASKGNAEVALSLVGYDDELQTAMEYVFGATFVCKTSDAAKEVAFNRQVSTPSVTLEGDIFQPSGLLTGGSRKGGGDLLRQLHALGEAESELSLHQKRLSEIESKINELLPLQKKYNDLKTQLELKSYDLSLFQTRAEQNEHHKLSETVKRIEQELAEAKSAVNEKQALYKKCVAEVTNLEKSIKDHSSNRERMLKDLEKKIKDVKKNMQSASKDLKGHENEREKLIMEAEAVKQEQASLENQLVSFEKQISVLTAEVDALKTKVISLKDEHSEAQRELNAARKKVKECDSQISRILKDQQKLRNKMGEKNLERKKLENEVKRMEMEQKECSSKVDRLIEKNSWINSEKQLFGRSGSDYDFTSRDPHKAREHFESLQAEQAGLEKRVNKKVMAMFEKAEDEYNDLISKKNIIENDKSKIKLVIEELDEKKKETLKVTWVKVNSDFGSIFSTLLPGTMAKLEPPEGGTFLDGLEVRVAFGGVWKQSLSELSGGQRSLLALSLILALLLFKPAPLYILDEVDAALDLSHTQNIGRMIKAHFPHSQFIVVSLKEGMFNNANVLFRTKFVDGVSTVQRTVASKKS, from the exons ATGCACATCAAAGAGGTTTGTTTAGAGGGATTCAAATCATACGCTACAAGAACAGTTGTTCCAGGTTTCGATCCCTTTTTCAATGCCATAACCGGATTAAACGGATCCGGGAAATCGAACATTCTCGATTCCATTTGCTTCGTGTTAGGTATCACGAACTTGCAGCAGGTTCGAGCTTCGAATTTACAGGAGTTGGTGTACAAGCAAGGACAAGCTGGTATCACGAAGGCGACCGTGTCGGTTGTGTTTGATAACTCCGATAGGAGTAGAAGCCCACTTGGATACGAAGATTGCCCCGAAATTACTGTTACTCGCCAG ATTGTGGTTGGTGGGAGGAACAAGTACTTGATCAATGGACATCTTGCACAACCAAGTCGAGTGCAAAATCTTTTTCACTCAGTTCAGCTAAATGTCAACAATCCACATTTTCTGATTATGCAAGGGCGCATTACCAAGGTATTAAACATGAAACCTCCTGAAATATTGTCCATGCTTGAAGAAGCAGCTGGAACAAGAATGTATGAAACCAAAAAAGATGCTGCTTTGAAGACCCTTGAGAAAAAGCAGGGTAAAGTTGATGAGATCAACAAGCTTCTTGATCAGGAAATACTCCCTGCACTAGAAAAACTAAGGAAAGAGCGAATGCAATACATGCAATGGTCCAATGGGAATGCAGAATTAGATAGACTGAAAAGGTTTTGTATTGCTTATGAATATGTAGAAGCAGAAAAAATTCGAGATAATGCAGTTCATGGTGTTGAAGAGGTAAAAGCCAAGATAACTGAGATTGACAGTAATACAGAGACAATGCAAACAGAAATACAAGAAATGGAGGCGAATGTAACAAAGTTAACTGCTGAAAAAGATGCAACCATGGGTGGGGAGGTTAAGGCTCTGTCAGATAAAGTTGATGCTATTTCTTGTGATCTTGTGAAAGAAACttcggttttgaaaaatcaaGAGGACAATCTCAACACCGAGAAAAAGAATGCTGTAAAG ATTGAAAAAAATCTTGAAGAACTGAAGCAGTCTGTTGAAGATAGAGCTAATGCTGTAAAAAGTGCAGAAGATGGAGCAGCTGATTTGAAGAAAAGAGTTGAAGAGCTAAAGAAGAGTTTAGAAGAACATGAAAAAGAGTACCAGGGTGTTGTTGCTGGTAAAAGCAGTGGTAATGAAGAGAAGTGTCTTGAAGATCAATTAGGTGATGCTAAAGTGGCAGTTGGAAAGGCAGAAACCGAGTTGAAGCAGTTGAAAACAAAGATAAGTCATGGTGAAAAGGAGCTAAAAGAGAACACAACTAAGTTATTATCAAAGCGGGATGAAGCTGTTTCTGTAGAAAAAGAGCTCAAAATCAGACAGAAAGATGTAGAAAATGTTGAAAAGGCTTTGAAATCTTTATCATATGAGGAAGGACAGATGGAAGGTTTACAAAAGGACCGAATGGTGGAGTCAGAAGCAGTACATAAGATAAAAGAGGAAATAAGGATGATTTCTTCACGTTTGGGGAACATTGAGTTCTCTTATCGTGATCCTGTGAAGAACTTTGACCGGTCAAGAGTCAAAGGCGTGGTTGCAAAGCTTATTAAAGTCAAAGATAGCTCAACTATGACTGCATTGGAGGTCTGTGCAGGTGGGAAGTTGTTTAATATTGTGGTGGACACTGAAAATACAGGAAAACAACTTTTACAAAATGGTGATCTCAGAAGAAGAGTGACAATTATTCCTTTGAATAAAATCCAAAGCCATCCTGTACCTTCTAGAGTTCAAACTGCTGCTACTAAACTGGCAA GTAAAGGCAATGCTGAGGTGGCACTTTCATTGGTTGGTTATGATGATGAGCTCCAGACTGCAATGGAATATGTGTTTGGTGCAACTTTTGTTTGTAAGACCAGTGATGCTGCAAAAGAG GTTGCATTTAATCGCCAAGTTAGTACCCCTAGTGTGACATTGGAAGGTGACATTTTTCAACCAAGTGGTCTTCTGACTGGTGGTTCTCGCAA GGGTGGTGGTGATCTATTAAGACAACTACATGCTTTAGGAGAGGCTGAATCAGAATTATCATTACATCAAAAACGACTATCAGAAATCGAATCAAAG ATTAATGAGCTTCTTCCACTTCAAAAAAAGTACAACGACTTAAAGACTCAATTAGAACTTAAGTCATATGATCTTTCACTCTTCCAAACCAGAGCTGAGCAGAATGAGCATCATAag CTTAGTGAAACAGTAAAAAGAATCGAGCAAGAGCTTGCAGAAGCTAAATCTGCTGTTAATGAAAAGCAAGCACTTTATAAAAAATGTGTAGCTGAAGTGACAAATCTTGAAAAGTCAATTAAAGACCATTCCAGTAATCGGGAACGTATGCTCAAAGATTTAGAAAAAAAGATTAAGGATGTGAAAAAAAATATGCAGTCAGCTTCAAAGGACCTCAAG GGGCATGAAAATGAAAGGGAGAAGCTTATAATGGAAGCCGAGGCAGTTAAACAAGAACAGGCGTCTTTAGAGAATCAGTTAGTTTCTTTTGAGAAGCAGATTAGTGTGTTGACTGCTGAAGTGGATGCACTGAAGACCAAG GTTATTTCATTGAAAGATGAACATAGTGAAGCACAACGTGAGCTAAATGCAGCCCGTAAGAAGGTGAAGGAGTGTGACTCACAAATCAGTCGTATTCTTAAAGATCAGCAAAAACTTAGAAATAAAATGGGTGAGAAAAATCTTGAGAGGAAAAAGTTAGAAAATGAGGTCAAACGTATGGAAATGGAACAGAAAGAGTGTTCATCAAAGGTTGATAGATTGATTGAGAAGAATTCTTGGATAAATTCTGAGAAACAACTTTTTGGAAGAAGTGGAAGTGATTATGATTTCACATCCCGTGATCCACATAAAGCAAGGGAACATTTTGAAAGTCTCCAGGCTGAACAAGCAGG GCTTGAGAAGAGGGTGAACAAGAAAGTTATGGCCATGTTTGAGAAAGCAGAAGATGAGTACAATGACTTGATATCCAAGAAGAACATTATTGAG AATGACAAGTCAAAGATTAAGCTGGTGATTGAAGAGCTTgatgagaagaaaaaggagacgCTGAAAGTGACATGGGTTAAAGTGAACAG tgattttggatctatattttccaCGTTGTTGCCTGGAACAATGGCAAAGCTAGAACCACCAGAGGGAGGGACATTTTTGGATGGATTAGAAGTGCGGGTGGCATTTGGGGGTGTTTGGAAACAGTCATTATCAGAACTCAGTGGTGGACAAAGATCTCTACTTGCACTTTCTTTAATTTTAGCACTACTTCTTTTCAAACCAGCCCCACTTTATATATTGGATGAG GTTGATGCAGCTCTTGATCTGAGTCATACACAGAACATCGGGCGGATGATCAAAGCTCACTTTCCACATTCTCAG TTTATTGTCGTTTCCTTGAAAGAAGGGATGTTCAACAATGCGAATGTTCTTTTTCGTACAAAATTCGTGGATGGTGTTTCTACTGTTCAAAGAACAGTTGCATCAAAGAAGAGTTGA
- the LOC111904052 gene encoding probable protein phosphatase 2C 75 isoform X1, producing MKRVYCSCKSVMVSDEDEDSLDKCRERRQRRMAMRRLAAGAPGLSVIATEDITTEDERQKYCAAQTTTDIPTTSISAAAIMSLISIMETPPPPLHGIMSVVGRQREMEDEVSVRTNLCRPEINGFRPVHFFGVFDGHGGCHQVSALCKEKMHVIMEEELMGMKVTGDKPDSSGGEELWKTAMKRSFQRIDEMSMRLCLCGGSSSICRCNPQLSFIGSTAVVSILTKEYIFVANCGDSRAVLCRNGRAIPLSVDHKPDREDERSRIESCGGRIMFADGARVEGILAMSRAIGDRPLKQWVTSEPEITVTRREAGDECLIVASDGLWDVISSELVCKIVHECLGEKQEPRIAGCSSESAATLLVRLALGRRSTDNISVIVIDLRN from the exons ATGAAGCGAGTTTACTGTAGTTGCAAGAGTGTGATGGTGAGTGACGAAGATGAAGATTCATTGGATAAATGCCGTGAGCGACGACAGAGGAGGATGGCCATGAGGAGGTTGGCAGCAGGTGCGCCCGGTTTATCGGTTATTGCTACTGAAGATATAACCACTGAAGATGAACGTCAAAAGTACTGTGCGGCACAGACGACCACTGATATCCCGACAACTTCCATCTCCGCAGCTGCGATCATGAGCTTGATTAGCATCATGGAGACGCCGCCGCCGCCGCTTCACGGTATCATGTCAGTGGTCGGTAGGCAGCGTGAAATGGAGGATGAAGTTTCAGTTCGGACGAACTTATGCCGGCCGGAGATCAACGGTTTCCGACCTGTGCATTTCTTTGGTGTGTTCGATGGACACGGTGGATGTCAC CAGGTATCAGCATTGTGTAAAGAGAAGATGCACGTTATCATGGAGGAGGAGTTAATGGGGATGAAGGTAACAGGAGACAAGCCGGATAGTAGTGGTGGCGAAGAGCTATGGAAGACGGCGATGAAGCGGAGTTTCCAGCGGATAGATGAGATGTCGATGAGATTGTGTCTGTGTGGTGGATCGAGTAGTATCTGTAGATGCAATCCGCAGTTGTCTTTCATAGGATCGACGGCGGTGGTGTCGATTCTGACGAAGGAGTACATATTTGTGGCAAACTGTGGAGACTCACGCGCCGTCCTCTGCCGTAACGGCAGGGCCATACCCCTTTCCGTCGACCATAAG CCTGATAGGGAAGACGAGCGATCAAGAATCGAAAGTTGTGGAGGACGAATCATGTTTGCAGATGGAGCACGAGTGGAAGGGATCCTGGCGATGTCCCGGGCAATAG GTGATAGGCCTCTGAAACAGTGGGTAACGTCTGAACCAGAAATCACGGTGACAAGAAGAGAAGCCGGAGATGAATGTTTGATAGTAGCGAGTGACGGATTATGGGATGTTATTTCAAGCGAATTGGTTTGTAAGATAGTTCACGAATGTCTTGGAGAGAAGCAGGAGCCTCGGATTGCCGGATGCAGCAGCGAGTCAGCAGCGACGTTGCTGGTACGTCTGGCTTTGGGACGTCGGAGCACCGATAACATCAGCGTCATAGTTATTGATTTGAGGAACTGA
- the LOC111904052 gene encoding probable protein phosphatase 2C 75 isoform X2, producing the protein MKRVYCSCKSVMVSDEDEDSLDKCRERRQRRMAMRRLAAGAPGLSVIATEDITTEDERQKYCAAQTTTDIPTTSISAAAIMSLISIMETPPPPLHGIMSVVGRQREMEDEVSVRTNLCRPEINGFRPVHFFGVFDGHGGCHVSALCKEKMHVIMEEELMGMKVTGDKPDSSGGEELWKTAMKRSFQRIDEMSMRLCLCGGSSSICRCNPQLSFIGSTAVVSILTKEYIFVANCGDSRAVLCRNGRAIPLSVDHKPDREDERSRIESCGGRIMFADGARVEGILAMSRAIGDRPLKQWVTSEPEITVTRREAGDECLIVASDGLWDVISSELVCKIVHECLGEKQEPRIAGCSSESAATLLVRLALGRRSTDNISVIVIDLRN; encoded by the exons ATGAAGCGAGTTTACTGTAGTTGCAAGAGTGTGATGGTGAGTGACGAAGATGAAGATTCATTGGATAAATGCCGTGAGCGACGACAGAGGAGGATGGCCATGAGGAGGTTGGCAGCAGGTGCGCCCGGTTTATCGGTTATTGCTACTGAAGATATAACCACTGAAGATGAACGTCAAAAGTACTGTGCGGCACAGACGACCACTGATATCCCGACAACTTCCATCTCCGCAGCTGCGATCATGAGCTTGATTAGCATCATGGAGACGCCGCCGCCGCCGCTTCACGGTATCATGTCAGTGGTCGGTAGGCAGCGTGAAATGGAGGATGAAGTTTCAGTTCGGACGAACTTATGCCGGCCGGAGATCAACGGTTTCCGACCTGTGCATTTCTTTGGTGTGTTCGATGGACACGGTGGATGTCAC GTATCAGCATTGTGTAAAGAGAAGATGCACGTTATCATGGAGGAGGAGTTAATGGGGATGAAGGTAACAGGAGACAAGCCGGATAGTAGTGGTGGCGAAGAGCTATGGAAGACGGCGATGAAGCGGAGTTTCCAGCGGATAGATGAGATGTCGATGAGATTGTGTCTGTGTGGTGGATCGAGTAGTATCTGTAGATGCAATCCGCAGTTGTCTTTCATAGGATCGACGGCGGTGGTGTCGATTCTGACGAAGGAGTACATATTTGTGGCAAACTGTGGAGACTCACGCGCCGTCCTCTGCCGTAACGGCAGGGCCATACCCCTTTCCGTCGACCATAAG CCTGATAGGGAAGACGAGCGATCAAGAATCGAAAGTTGTGGAGGACGAATCATGTTTGCAGATGGAGCACGAGTGGAAGGGATCCTGGCGATGTCCCGGGCAATAG GTGATAGGCCTCTGAAACAGTGGGTAACGTCTGAACCAGAAATCACGGTGACAAGAAGAGAAGCCGGAGATGAATGTTTGATAGTAGCGAGTGACGGATTATGGGATGTTATTTCAAGCGAATTGGTTTGTAAGATAGTTCACGAATGTCTTGGAGAGAAGCAGGAGCCTCGGATTGCCGGATGCAGCAGCGAGTCAGCAGCGACGTTGCTGGTACGTCTGGCTTTGGGACGTCGGAGCACCGATAACATCAGCGTCATAGTTATTGATTTGAGGAACTGA